The Sandaracinaceae bacterium genome contains a region encoding:
- a CDS encoding helix-hairpin-helix domain-containing protein, with protein MSDPVRLSAPRPSTRRRLDAGVLRRACVLGALVAACCLGASPGTLSAQAADGGSASGESGSPAILVNLNTATVAELQRLPGVGPARAEAIVAYRERRPFRRIEELMRIRGIGRKTFRRLRPMLTLASPEGP; from the coding sequence GTGAGCGACCCCGTGCGGCTCAGCGCGCCGAGGCCTTCTACGCGGCGCAGGCTGGACGCCGGCGTGCTGCGGCGCGCGTGCGTGCTGGGTGCGTTGGTGGCCGCGTGCTGTCTCGGTGCTTCCCCCGGGACGCTGAGCGCGCAGGCGGCGGACGGCGGGAGCGCGAGCGGGGAGAGCGGATCGCCCGCCATCCTCGTGAACCTCAACACGGCGACGGTGGCCGAGCTGCAGCGGCTCCCCGGTGTGGGCCCGGCGCGCGCGGAGGCCATCGTGGCGTACCGCGAGCGTCGGCCCTTCCGGCGGATCGAGGAGCTGATGCGCATCCGCGGCATCGGTCGCAAGACCTTCCGCAGGCTGCGTCCCATGCTCACCCTCGCCAGCCCCGAGGGTCCCTGA
- the ruvB gene encoding Holliday junction branch migration DNA helicase RuvB, giving the protein MSPRPGNPGREAPHDDPEREIDASPRAEERPYEITLRPARFDDFVGQEKIKDNLRIMVEAARRRGDPVDHVLFCGPPGLGKTTLAMILAEERGVSLHMASGPAIEHKGQLAALLTKLEPNDVLFIDEIHRLSAVVEENLYTAVEDFRIDIVNGDGAYAQTLSLNLNPFTLVAATTRTGLLTNPMRTRFGYPARLDYYAAEELARIVRRSAGLLGVEVSHEASEEVARRARGTPRIANRLLRRARDFAEVLTDGVLDLATARESLDRLDVDHAGLDEMDRKFLRVIIDHYDGGPVGIETLAAALSEPRDTLEDVYEPFLLQQGYLARTARGRVATRHAYEHLNKTMPKRRRGPSDPEPQGELF; this is encoded by the coding sequence ATGTCCCCACGCCCCGGAAACCCAGGCCGCGAGGCCCCCCACGACGACCCCGAGCGGGAGATCGACGCGAGCCCGCGCGCCGAGGAGCGCCCCTACGAGATCACGCTGCGCCCTGCGCGCTTCGACGACTTCGTGGGTCAAGAGAAGATCAAGGACAACCTGCGCATCATGGTCGAGGCGGCGCGTCGGCGCGGGGACCCGGTGGACCACGTGTTGTTCTGCGGTCCCCCAGGCCTCGGCAAGACCACGCTCGCGATGATCCTCGCCGAGGAGCGTGGGGTGAGCCTGCACATGGCGTCTGGACCTGCCATCGAGCACAAGGGGCAGCTGGCCGCGTTGCTGACCAAGCTCGAGCCCAACGACGTGCTGTTCATCGACGAGATCCATCGGCTGAGCGCGGTGGTCGAGGAGAACCTCTACACCGCCGTCGAGGACTTCCGGATCGACATCGTGAACGGCGACGGGGCCTACGCGCAGACCCTCTCGCTCAACCTGAACCCGTTCACGCTCGTGGCGGCCACCACGCGCACCGGCCTGCTCACCAACCCCATGCGCACGCGCTTCGGCTACCCGGCGCGCCTCGACTACTACGCCGCCGAGGAGCTGGCGCGCATCGTTCGTCGCAGTGCCGGGCTGTTGGGCGTCGAGGTCTCGCACGAGGCGTCCGAAGAGGTGGCCCGCCGCGCCCGCGGGACCCCGCGCATCGCCAACCGCCTGCTGCGGCGCGCGCGCGACTTCGCCGAGGTGCTCACGGACGGTGTGCTCGATCTGGCCACGGCGCGCGAGTCCCTCGACCGGCTCGACGTGGACCACGCGGGGCTGGACGAGATGGACCGCAAGTTCCTGCGCGTGATCATCGACCACTACGACGGAGGTCCGGTGGGCATCGAGACGCTGGCCGCGGCGCTCAGCGAGCCGCGTGACACCCTCGAGGACGTGTACGAGCCCTTCCTGTTGCAGCAGGGCTACCTCGCGCGCACGGCGCGCGGGCGGGTGGCCACGCGGCACGCCTACGAACACCTCAACAAGACCATGCCAAAGCGTCGCCGCGGGCCGTCGGACCCCGAGCCACAGGGCGAGCTGTTCTGA
- a CDS encoding DUF481 domain-containing protein: MSHLPQLTAARRLSLFSAIAALLGSSAAQVAAQAVPEVAHHTETVAAAPEEERETTWNISAGANVSTGNTRARNFNAGTQAYVLRGSHALTIQSAFNYGQADTDGSGGEGYQLTVRNLNSRVRYDLFLTANDALFLAVAHRWDTFAGLQTRLQVQAGYLRNLIKNDNTRVWIEGGYDYTFDNRQNSAGRHVICSEDDVTNMISGCTRVVRNFQNIHALRLFYGATHKFSDDVSMATGLEFLVNLNELEGGEADRFEDIRVNWETTLNARLIERLALEVKFRLQYDRVPAASEEVDTNTIISVIYTLL; the protein is encoded by the coding sequence ATGTCGCACCTTCCACAGCTCACCGCCGCCCGGCGCCTCTCTCTCTTCTCGGCCATCGCGGCCCTGCTGGGCTCCTCCGCCGCTCAGGTGGCCGCCCAGGCCGTGCCCGAGGTCGCCCACCACACCGAGACCGTGGCCGCCGCGCCCGAAGAAGAGCGCGAGACCACCTGGAACATCTCGGCCGGCGCCAACGTGTCGACCGGCAACACGCGCGCCCGCAACTTCAACGCCGGCACCCAGGCCTACGTGCTGCGGGGCAGCCACGCGCTGACCATCCAGTCGGCGTTCAACTACGGCCAAGCCGACACCGACGGGAGCGGGGGCGAGGGCTACCAGCTGACCGTCCGCAACCTGAACAGCCGCGTGCGCTACGACCTGTTCTTGACCGCCAACGACGCGCTCTTCCTGGCCGTGGCCCACCGCTGGGACACGTTCGCAGGTCTGCAGACGCGCCTGCAGGTGCAGGCCGGCTACCTGCGCAACCTGATCAAGAATGACAACACGCGAGTCTGGATCGAGGGCGGCTACGACTACACCTTCGACAACCGCCAGAACAGCGCGGGGCGCCACGTCATCTGCAGCGAAGACGACGTCACGAACATGATCTCCGGCTGCACGCGCGTCGTGCGCAACTTCCAGAACATCCACGCGCTGCGCCTCTTCTATGGCGCCACGCACAAGTTCAGCGACGACGTGTCGATGGCCACGGGCCTCGAGTTCCTCGTGAACCTGAACGAGCTGGAGGGCGGCGAGGCCGACCGCTTCGAGGACATCCGCGTCAACTGGGAGACCACCCTCAACGCGCGCCTGATCGAGCGCCTGGCCCTCGAGGTCAAGTTCCGCCTGCAGTACGACCGCGTCCCGGCCGCCTCCGAAGAGGTCGACACGAACACGATCATCAGCGTGATCTACACGCTCCTTTGA
- a CDS encoding GNAT family N-acetyltransferase, translating to MSQATLRRASRADRAALRALHRALYIDHHGSVVPPKVAPLLEYRDFERVLRDDIDGLIDHPNAAVLVAEREGRVVGYITGHIEEEPERLLPRRGVVEDWFVEPAVRGQGVGAALLGALEDVFRETRCDLIESATWTFNESGVRAHTALGFEPYQVRFRKPLR from the coding sequence GTGTCTCAGGCCACCCTACGTCGTGCCTCACGCGCCGACCGCGCCGCGCTGCGTGCGCTGCACCGCGCGCTGTACATCGACCACCATGGCAGCGTCGTGCCACCGAAGGTGGCGCCCCTGCTCGAGTACCGCGACTTCGAGCGCGTGCTGCGTGACGACATCGACGGTCTGATCGACCACCCCAACGCGGCGGTGCTCGTTGCGGAGCGTGAAGGGCGCGTGGTGGGGTACATCACGGGCCACATCGAGGAGGAGCCGGAGCGGCTGCTCCCTCGCCGTGGCGTGGTGGAGGACTGGTTCGTCGAGCCCGCCGTCCGGGGTCAGGGCGTGGGCGCGGCGCTGCTGGGGGCGCTCGAAGACGTGTTCCGTGAGACGCGCTGCGACCTGATCGAGTCGGCCACCTGGACGTTCAACGAGAGCGGCGTGCGGGCGCACACGGCCCTCGGCTTCGAGCCCTACCAGGTGCGCTTCCGCAAGCCGCTGCGCTGA
- a CDS encoding mechanosensitive ion channel encodes MNLQQLVNQLQDIATTWGIKVVGVLVAAIVGWIVANRLSGRLRKTLEARNFDLTLTRFFANLVRYAILAGVALGCLGVFGIETTSFAGLIAAAGLAIGLAFQGTLSNFAAGVMLLIFRPFKVGDFVKVAGIEGTVEEVELFTCEFKSLDNRRLIVPNSAIFGATINNVTHYPIRRVDVNVGCAYDADIDACRAVFDKVVAQVQGGLSEPAPQVFLAGLGASSVDWQLRIWCNTGDYWDVFQATIRDAKKALEDADIGIPFPQMDVHLDQASREALAKR; translated from the coding sequence ATGAACCTCCAGCAGCTGGTCAATCAGCTCCAGGACATCGCCACCACGTGGGGCATCAAGGTGGTCGGCGTGCTCGTCGCCGCGATTGTCGGCTGGATCGTCGCCAACAGGCTCTCGGGGCGGCTGCGCAAGACCCTCGAGGCCCGCAACTTCGACCTGACGCTGACGCGCTTCTTCGCGAACCTCGTGCGCTACGCCATCCTGGCGGGCGTGGCCCTCGGCTGCCTGGGGGTGTTCGGCATCGAGACCACCAGCTTCGCGGGGCTCATCGCGGCGGCTGGTCTGGCCATCGGTCTCGCGTTCCAGGGCACGCTCAGCAACTTCGCGGCGGGCGTCATGCTGCTCATCTTCCGCCCGTTCAAGGTGGGCGACTTCGTGAAGGTGGCCGGCATCGAGGGCACCGTGGAGGAGGTCGAGCTCTTCACCTGTGAGTTCAAGTCGCTCGACAACCGGCGCCTGATCGTCCCCAACAGCGCCATCTTCGGGGCCACCATCAACAACGTCACGCACTACCCCATCCGGCGCGTGGACGTGAACGTGGGCTGCGCCTACGACGCGGACATCGACGCCTGCCGCGCCGTGTTCGACAAGGTCGTGGCGCAGGTGCAGGGGGGGCTCAGCGAGCCCGCACCGCAGGTGTTCCTGGCCGGCCTCGGGGCGTCGTCCGTGGACTGGCAGCTGCGCATCTGGTGCAACACGGGCGACTACTGGGACGTCTTCCAGGCGACCATCCGGGACGCCAAGAAGGCGCTCGAGGACGCCGACATCGGCATCCCCTTCCCGCAGATGGACGTGCACCTGGACCAGGCCTCCCGCGAAGCGCTCGCCAAGCGCTGA
- a CDS encoding sulfatase-like hydrolase/transferase produces the protein MTEPTDSSPAQRAAHLAAFGLLYGLAALLARTVLAGPAGGLANADPSYYAGATVALPFDVLLGCVIGLPAARRPGSLGARAVSGVCAMVVLALHVAVTPRLPGAVTREHLELAGPRALGAGLMLGAALLAGLQPLAQRLTARYEKRAGRVADAVALGLLACLDVGASVGAYDALYAGAVHPLWHLALESGGRETPAADPAPARHDHDHEHHEHDHGEAHQRRIGPNDVMVLADDEPSTDGRPPGDIRVMVSVLHQGDTLEPVPDTAYPYCLDALPPPPIPAGEALPDVIVVLLRDVGMRELQLDAAPNVPVMPMLRRLGTEAVLFDDVMAAGEVDEDVLPAVLSGQPPSSEAPLLRDPALPYLPGVARDFAARGYETAFFDGVRDDRTFRGSYLRMVGFERVDAPALGAAPVREDQATYEQLAAFFDAEREHRAPRFAVMHNLGRTAESALAGPAATDFESLRARLADTDQQFEAFYTWYQREARPRGTVLLVLGDHPSPVVFPEDPETPTTGTGHELFFRVPLFVTGLTPPREAALRERSSRLGAHTDLPRTLLGLTGDHRHGCYFGRDLFADGDWPTRRAPLSFGGDSRQFLVAHDGDTRWLYNTLTRTVRIHDRARDPRLERDLFSEDDPEWPRVREYLLSHLATQNYLRRRRRYIPLPDAGDDARPPVTQPERISDRGLLDGPVVDGERPLRQSHAEVQAAADAGFEAIALDVFMTSERDLITIGSSQLFELREGLPVTTEDVTRQQLETMQRPAPTVQELLRRHPSMRFHFALHAPTRPERRGPWLTTVVQTFRELPPDRVALTLDDPVLAGVLVGELQGSGVSIGLTRAPDSNEAAQLWLQTARAIGVGWLFLPHNVVDEALMERAHGMGVKVGLLGVTGAAAVTRLMSATATPDAYLATRAFLLTGSPRPSAP, from the coding sequence ATGACTGAACCCACCGACTCCTCGCCCGCTCAGCGGGCCGCTCACCTCGCCGCCTTCGGGTTGCTCTACGGCCTGGCGGCGCTCCTCGCGCGCACGGTGCTGGCGGGCCCTGCGGGGGGCCTCGCGAACGCGGACCCGTCGTACTACGCGGGCGCCACCGTCGCGCTCCCGTTCGACGTGTTGCTGGGCTGCGTGATCGGCCTGCCTGCCGCGCGCCGTCCAGGCTCGCTCGGCGCGCGCGCCGTCAGCGGGGTCTGCGCGATGGTGGTGTTGGCCTTGCATGTGGCGGTCACGCCGCGCCTGCCCGGGGCCGTCACCCGCGAACACCTCGAGCTCGCTGGGCCTCGCGCGCTCGGCGCGGGCTTGATGCTGGGGGCGGCGCTCCTGGCCGGCCTCCAGCCGCTCGCGCAGCGCCTCACCGCCCGATACGAGAAGCGCGCCGGGCGCGTGGCCGACGCCGTGGCGCTCGGGCTCTTGGCGTGTCTGGACGTGGGGGCCAGCGTGGGTGCCTACGACGCGCTGTACGCGGGGGCCGTCCACCCACTCTGGCACCTGGCGCTCGAGTCCGGTGGGCGCGAGACCCCTGCGGCGGACCCGGCGCCTGCACGGCACGACCACGATCACGAGCACCACGAGCACGACCACGGCGAGGCCCACCAGCGCCGCATCGGCCCTAACGACGTGATGGTCCTGGCAGACGACGAACCCTCGACCGACGGGCGCCCGCCGGGCGACATCCGCGTGATGGTCTCGGTGCTGCACCAGGGGGACACGCTGGAGCCCGTGCCCGACACGGCCTACCCCTACTGCCTCGACGCCCTGCCTCCGCCCCCCATCCCAGCGGGAGAGGCGCTGCCGGATGTCATTGTGGTGCTGCTGCGCGACGTGGGCATGCGCGAGCTCCAGCTGGACGCCGCCCCGAACGTGCCGGTGATGCCCATGCTGCGGCGGCTCGGCACCGAGGCGGTGCTGTTCGACGACGTGATGGCGGCCGGCGAGGTGGACGAGGACGTGCTGCCCGCCGTGCTCAGCGGGCAGCCCCCGAGCTCCGAGGCACCGCTGCTGCGCGACCCGGCCCTCCCGTACCTCCCCGGCGTCGCCCGAGACTTCGCGGCCCGGGGGTACGAGACGGCCTTCTTCGACGGTGTCCGGGACGACCGGACCTTCCGCGGCAGCTACCTGCGCATGGTCGGGTTCGAGCGTGTGGACGCGCCCGCGCTGGGGGCTGCCCCGGTGCGCGAGGACCAGGCGACCTACGAGCAGCTCGCGGCGTTCTTCGACGCCGAGCGGGAGCACCGGGCGCCGCGCTTCGCCGTGATGCACAACCTCGGCCGCACGGCGGAGTCCGCGCTCGCGGGCCCGGCGGCGACCGACTTCGAGTCGTTGCGCGCGCGCTTGGCCGACACGGACCAGCAGTTCGAGGCCTTCTACACCTGGTATCAACGCGAGGCCCGACCGCGTGGCACGGTGCTGCTGGTGCTGGGCGACCACCCGAGCCCGGTGGTCTTCCCGGAGGACCCCGAGACCCCTACGACCGGCACGGGGCACGAGCTGTTCTTCCGCGTCCCACTGTTCGTCACCGGGCTGACGCCTCCGCGCGAGGCGGCGCTCCGTGAGCGCAGCTCGCGTCTGGGGGCGCACACCGACCTGCCCCGCACGCTCCTCGGGCTGACCGGTGACCACCGCCACGGGTGCTACTTCGGCCGGGACTTGTTCGCCGATGGAGACTGGCCCACGCGCCGCGCGCCGCTCTCGTTCGGTGGGGACTCGCGCCAGTTCCTCGTGGCCCACGACGGCGACACGCGCTGGCTCTACAACACGCTCACGCGTACGGTGCGCATCCACGACCGCGCCCGCGACCCACGCCTCGAGCGTGATCTCTTCAGCGAGGACGACCCCGAGTGGCCGCGCGTGCGCGAGTACCTGCTCTCGCACCTGGCCACCCAGAACTACCTGCGACGGCGGCGGCGCTACATCCCGCTCCCCGATGCCGGTGATGACGCGCGCCCCCCCGTCACCCAGCCCGAGCGCATCTCCGACCGCGGGCTGCTCGACGGGCCGGTGGTGGACGGGGAGCGACCGCTGCGCCAGTCCCACGCCGAGGTGCAGGCCGCGGCCGACGCGGGCTTCGAGGCCATCGCCCTCGATGTGTTCATGACGAGCGAGCGCGACCTGATCACTATCGGCTCGAGCCAGCTGTTCGAGCTGCGTGAAGGGCTCCCGGTGACGACCGAAGACGTGACGCGGCAGCAGCTCGAGACCATGCAGCGGCCGGCGCCCACCGTGCAGGAGCTGCTGCGCCGACACCCGTCCATGCGGTTTCACTTTGCCCTGCACGCGCCCACGCGACCCGAGCGGCGTGGGCCGTGGCTAACGACGGTGGTGCAGACGTTCCGCGAGCTGCCGCCAGACCGCGTGGCCCTGACCCTCGACGACCCGGTGCTGGCGGGGGTGCTCGTCGGCGAGCTGCAGGGCAGTGGGGTGTCCATTGGCCTGACGCGCGCGCCTGACTCCAACGAGGCGGCGCAGCTCTGGCTCCAGACCGCACGCGCCATTGGTGTGGGCTGGCTGTTCCTGCCACACAACGTCGTGGACGAAGCGCTGATGGAGCGCGCGCACGGGATGGGCGTGAAGGTCGGGCTGCTGGGGGTGACGGGGGCCGCCGCCGTCACGCGTCTGATGAGCGCGACGGCGACTCCCGACGCCTACCTGGCGACGCGGGCCTTCCTGCTGACGGGCTCGCCGCGCCCGTCAGCGCCGTAG